A genomic stretch from Falco naumanni isolate bFalNau1 chromosome 4, bFalNau1.pat, whole genome shotgun sequence includes:
- the BRK1 gene encoding protein BRICK1, with protein sequence MSVQEDPVQREIHQDWANREYIEVITSSIKKIADFLNSFDMSCRSRLATLNEKLTALERRIEYIEARVTKGETLT encoded by the exons aTGTCGGTGCAGGAAGACCCGGTGCAGCGGGAGATCCACCAGGACTGGGCCAATCGCGAGTACATCGAGGTGATCACCAGCTCCATCAAGAAGATCGCGGACTTCCTCAACTCCTTCG ACATGTCGTGCCGGTCGCGGCTGGCCACGCTGAACGAGAAGCTGACGGCGCTGGAGCGCAGGATCGAGTACATCGAGGCCCGG GTCACCAAGGGCGAGACGCTGACGTAG